Proteins encoded together in one Sphingomonas radiodurans window:
- a CDS encoding lmo0937 family membrane protein, with translation MLWTIVVILVVLWLLGFGLNVAGGLIHILLVIALIVGLVQLFTGRRV, from the coding sequence ATGTTGTGGACCATCGTCGTGATCCTCGTGGTCCTCTGGCTGCTTGGTTTTGGCCTGAACGTCGCCGGCGGGTTGATCCACATCCTGCTGGTGATCGCGCTGATCGTTGGGCTGGTGCAGCTGTTCACCGGGCGGCGGGTGTAG
- a CDS encoding 3-methyl-2-oxobutanoate dehydrogenase (2-methylpropanoyl-transferring) subunit alpha: MADAARSNLPPLALHVPEPKYRPGDTVDFSDVEVPPAGSARRPDTAEDARNFTDLVYTMVRVLDDENRAVGPWDPKLSPDTLRRMLRHMATVRAFDERMFRAQRQGKTSFYMKSMGEEAVAVPQAYALDADDMCFPSYRQQGLLIARGCPMVDMMNQIYSNRGDKLQGKQLPIMYSEKRFGFFSISGNLATQYPQAVGWAMASASRGDTRIAATWCGEGSTAEGDFHSALTFATVYRAPVIFNVVNNQWAISSFSGFAGAEATTFAARAVGYGIAGLRVDGNDALAVYAATLWAAERARTNAGPTLIEHFTYRAEGHSTSDDPTQYRSAGEPTAWPLGDPIRRLKDHLITLGEWSEERQAAMDKDVADEVKAAQKEAEKNGILGHGLLQSLDTLFDGVFEEMPWHLREQRAQMLAEETESGRPWDRKK, from the coding sequence ATGGCGGACGCCGCCCGCAGCAATTTGCCACCGCTCGCGCTGCATGTGCCCGAGCCCAAATATCGCCCCGGCGACACGGTCGATTTTAGCGACGTCGAGGTGCCGCCCGCCGGTTCCGCGCGGCGGCCCGACACGGCCGAGGATGCGCGCAACTTCACCGATCTCGTCTATACGATGGTCCGCGTGCTCGACGACGAGAACCGCGCGGTCGGCCCATGGGATCCCAAGCTCTCGCCCGACACGCTGCGGCGCATGCTGCGCCACATGGCGACGGTGCGCGCGTTCGACGAACGCATGTTCCGCGCGCAGCGGCAGGGCAAGACCAGCTTCTACATGAAGTCGATGGGCGAGGAGGCGGTCGCGGTGCCGCAGGCCTATGCGCTCGATGCCGACGACATGTGTTTCCCGTCGTATCGCCAGCAGGGCCTGCTGATCGCGCGCGGCTGCCCGATGGTCGACATGATGAACCAGATCTATTCGAACCGGGGCGACAAGCTGCAGGGCAAGCAGCTGCCGATCATGTATTCGGAGAAGCGCTTCGGTTTCTTCTCGATCTCGGGCAATCTGGCGACGCAATATCCGCAGGCGGTCGGCTGGGCGATGGCCTCTGCGTCGCGTGGCGACACGCGGATCGCCGCGACGTGGTGCGGCGAGGGATCGACCGCGGAGGGCGATTTCCATTCCGCGTTGACCTTCGCCACCGTCTATCGCGCGCCGGTGATCTTTAACGTCGTCAACAATCAATGGGCGATCTCCAGCTTCTCGGGCTTCGCCGGCGCCGAAGCGACGACCTTTGCGGCACGCGCGGTGGGCTATGGCATTGCCGGCCTTCGGGTTGACGGCAATGACGCGCTCGCCGTGTACGCCGCGACGTTATGGGCCGCCGAGCGCGCGCGCACCAACGCCGGACCAACGCTGATCGAGCATTTCACCTATCGCGCCGAGGGCCATTCGACCTCCGATGATCCGACGCAATATCGCTCCGCCGGGGAGCCGACCGCCTGGCCGCTCGGCGATCCGATCCGGCGGCTGAAGGATCACCTGATCACGCTGGGCGAATGGAGCGAGGAGCGGCAGGCGGCAATGGACAAGGATGTCGCCGACGAAGTGAAGGCGGCGCAGAAGGAGGCCGAGAAGAACGGCATCCTCGGCCACGGCCTGCTCCAGTCGCTCGATACGCTGTTCGACGGCGTGTTCGAGGAAATGCCGTGGCATTTGCGCGAGCAGCGCGCGCAGATGCTGGCGGAAGAGACCGAAAGCGGCCGGCCATGGGATCGCAAGAAGTGA
- the rimP gene encoding ribosome maturation protein RimP, protein MTDTSALTRLIEPEAIALGFDLVRVALFGKGDERTLQVMAERPDTRQLTIDDCADLSRRISDVFDALEEAGRDPIEGAYRLEVSSPGIDRPLTRLSDYTDWLGHEAKLTLDAPLDGQKQFRGEIDSVAGEDVAIRNRTGSVATVPFGRIVDAKLVLTDKLIAATVPLSLEGAEEEEIEAEETE, encoded by the coding sequence ATGACGGACACTTCCGCGCTTACCCGATTGATCGAGCCCGAGGCGATTGCGCTCGGCTTCGATCTCGTGCGCGTGGCATTGTTCGGCAAGGGTGACGAGCGCACGCTGCAAGTGATGGCCGAGCGCCCCGACACGCGCCAGCTGACGATCGACGATTGTGCCGATCTGTCGCGCCGCATCTCGGATGTGTTCGATGCGCTCGAGGAGGCGGGTCGAGATCCGATCGAGGGCGCGTACCGACTCGAAGTGTCGAGCCCCGGCATCGATCGCCCGCTCACGCGGCTGTCGGATTACACCGACTGGCTGGGTCACGAGGCGAAGCTGACGCTCGACGCGCCGCTCGACGGGCAAAAGCAGTTCCGTGGTGAGATCGATAGCGTGGCGGGTGAGGACGTTGCGATCCGCAACCGCACCGGCAGCGTTGCCACCGTGCCGTTCGGCCGAATCGTCGATGCGAAGCTCGTGCTCACCGACAAGTTGATCGCCGCTACCGTCCCGCTCTCGCTCGAGGGCGCGGAAGAAGAAGAAATCGAAGCAGAGGAAACCGAGTAA
- a CDS encoding alpha-ketoacid dehydrogenase subunit beta, with translation MNMIQAINSAMDVMMARDPGVIVMGEDVGYFGGVFRATAGLQAKYGKTRVFDTPITEIGIIGVSIGMGAYGLRPVPEIQFADYIYPALDQLVSEAARLRYRSDGEFTAPITVRSPFGGGIFGGQTHSQSPEGIFTHVSGLKTVIPSTPYDAKGLLIAAIEDNDPTIFFEPKRIYNGPFNGNWDAPAANWSKHPAGEVPTGYYKIPLGKAAVVRSGEAVTMLAYGTMVHVCLQVVADTGIDAEIIDLRTLVPLDIEAIEESVKKTGRCLIVHEATRTGGFGAELSALVQERCFYHLEAPVERVTGFDTPYPHSLEWAYFPGPVRIGMALKKILKD, from the coding sequence ATGAACATGATCCAGGCGATCAATTCCGCCATGGACGTGATGATGGCGCGCGATCCCGGCGTGATCGTGATGGGCGAGGACGTCGGCTATTTCGGCGGTGTGTTCCGCGCTACCGCGGGGCTGCAGGCGAAATACGGCAAGACGCGCGTGTTCGACACGCCGATCACCGAGATCGGCATCATCGGCGTGTCGATCGGCATGGGCGCTTATGGCTTGCGCCCCGTGCCCGAGATCCAGTTCGCGGATTATATCTACCCCGCGCTCGACCAGCTCGTCAGCGAGGCTGCGCGGCTGCGCTATCGTTCGGACGGCGAATTCACCGCGCCGATCACGGTGCGCTCGCCGTTCGGCGGCGGTATCTTCGGCGGGCAGACGCATTCGCAATCGCCCGAGGGCATCTTCACGCACGTATCTGGGCTGAAGACGGTAATCCCCTCGACGCCGTACGACGCCAAGGGGCTGCTGATCGCCGCGATCGAGGACAATGATCCGACGATCTTCTTCGAGCCCAAGCGGATCTACAACGGACCGTTCAACGGCAATTGGGATGCCCCCGCGGCGAACTGGTCGAAGCACCCGGCCGGCGAGGTACCGACGGGCTATTACAAGATCCCGCTCGGCAAGGCCGCAGTGGTGCGCAGCGGCGAGGCGGTGACGATGCTCGCCTATGGCACGATGGTGCACGTCTGCCTGCAGGTCGTCGCGGACACCGGCATCGACGCCGAGATCATCGATCTGCGCACGCTCGTGCCGCTCGACATCGAGGCGATCGAGGAAAGCGTGAAGAAGACCGGTCGGTGCCTGATCGTGCACGAGGCGACGCGCACCGGCGGCTTCGGCGCGGAGCTTTCGGCGCTGGTGCAGGAGCGCTGCTTCTACCATCTCGAGGCGCCGGTGGAGCGCGTGACGGGCTTCGACACACCGTATCCCCACAGCCTGGAATGGGCCTATTTCCCCGGCCCCGTGCGCATCGGCATGGCGCTCAAGAAGATTCTGAAGGACTAA
- a CDS encoding dihydrolipoamide acetyltransferase family protein codes for MARFTFKLPDIGEGIAEAEIVGWHVRVGDRVEEDQNIADMMTDKATVEIESPVSGIVVEVAGEVGDQIAIGGMLVVIETDALDEVEEKLGGEEAAETYEAENPGVEETILPGTGRGTAGEAGGGGGSPLGEAPVEAPLHQPAAGPPPRAGEDRQVLASPAVRARAQDLGVDLSQVKIAEGDRIRHADLDAYLRYADGQGYHAPHASRARPDEAVKVIGMRRRIAENMAASKRNIPHFTYVDEIDVTALEDVRADLNANRGVRPKLTMLPFLIVAICRTLPDFPMLNARYDDEAGVVTRSGRVHLGIAAQTDAGLTVPVIRDAQDKNVWQLAAEIGRLAEAARTQKLKPEELGNGTITVTSLGPLGGIATTPVINRPEVAIIGPNKIVERPVFRGDDIVRAKLMNLSISCDHRVVDGWDAASYVQAVRKLLETPVLLFAD; via the coding sequence ATGGCGCGTTTCACCTTCAAGCTGCCGGACATCGGCGAAGGCATTGCCGAGGCCGAGATCGTCGGCTGGCACGTGCGCGTGGGCGATCGGGTCGAGGAAGACCAGAACATCGCCGACATGATGACCGACAAGGCGACGGTCGAGATCGAATCGCCGGTGTCGGGCATTGTGGTCGAGGTAGCCGGCGAGGTCGGCGATCAGATCGCGATCGGCGGGATGCTGGTGGTGATCGAGACCGATGCGTTGGACGAGGTGGAGGAAAAGCTTGGCGGCGAGGAAGCGGCCGAGACCTACGAGGCCGAAAATCCAGGCGTGGAAGAGACGATCCTCCCCGGCACGGGGAGGGGGACCGCCGGCGAAGCCGGTGGTGGAGGGGGATCGCCGCTGGGCGAAGCGCCTGTGGAAGCCCCCCTCCACCAGCCTGCGGCTGGTCCCCCTCCCCGTGCCGGGGAGGATCGTCAGGTTCTCGCCTCCCCCGCGGTCCGCGCCCGCGCGCAGGATCTCGGCGTCGACCTGAGCCAAGTGAAAATCGCCGAAGGCGACCGTATCCGCCACGCCGATCTCGACGCATATCTCCGCTACGCCGACGGCCAGGGCTATCATGCCCCGCACGCCAGCCGCGCGCGGCCGGACGAGGCGGTCAAGGTCATCGGGATGCGTCGCCGCATCGCCGAGAACATGGCCGCGTCGAAGCGCAACATTCCGCACTTCACCTATGTCGACGAGATCGACGTGACCGCGCTCGAGGATGTGCGCGCCGATCTCAACGCCAATCGCGGCGTCCGGCCGAAGCTGACGATGCTGCCGTTCCTGATCGTCGCGATCTGCCGCACGTTGCCCGACTTCCCGATGCTTAACGCGCGTTACGACGATGAGGCGGGCGTGGTGACGCGCTCGGGACGCGTCCATCTCGGGATCGCGGCACAGACCGACGCTGGGCTGACGGTGCCCGTGATCCGCGATGCGCAGGACAAGAACGTCTGGCAGCTCGCAGCCGAAATCGGCCGACTGGCGGAAGCGGCCCGCACGCAGAAGCTCAAGCCCGAGGAGCTCGGCAACGGCACGATCACCGTCACCTCGCTTGGCCCGCTGGGTGGCATTGCGACGACGCCGGTCATCAACCGCCCCGAAGTGGCGATCATCGGCCCGAACAAGATCGTCGAGCGGCCGGTGTTCCGGGGCGACGATATCGTCCGCGCGAAGCTAATGAATCTGTCGATCAGCTGCGACCACCGAGTCGTCGATGGCTGGGACGCGGCAAGCTATGTCCAGGCGGTGCGCAAGCTGCTCGAAACGCCGGTGTTGCTGTTCGCCGACTGA
- a CDS encoding AAC(3)-I family aminoglycoside N-acetyltransferase, with protein sequence MITRRLGPHDLPAMRALNALFHDAFDHDPAFVAAPPDDAYLATLLAKPHVFVLVAEHDGTVVGGLVAHALDKHEQARVEVYIYDLAVAEHYRRKGIATALIEALKPLARAAGAEVIFVQADYGDDAAIALYTKLGTREDVMHFDIAVD encoded by the coding sequence ATGATAACCCGTCGTCTCGGCCCGCATGATCTGCCGGCAATGCGTGCGCTCAACGCGTTGTTCCACGACGCGTTCGATCATGATCCGGCATTCGTCGCCGCTCCGCCGGACGATGCTTATCTCGCGACGTTGTTGGCCAAGCCGCATGTCTTCGTGCTTGTCGCGGAGCATGATGGAACGGTCGTCGGCGGGCTTGTCGCCCATGCGCTCGACAAGCACGAGCAGGCCCGCGTGGAAGTCTATATCTACGATCTCGCGGTCGCCGAGCACTACCGCCGCAAAGGCATCGCGACGGCGCTCATCGAGGCGTTGAAGCCACTCGCGCGTGCGGCGGGGGCAGAGGTAATCTTCGTCCAGGCCGATTATGGCGACGATGCCGCGATCGCGCTCTACACGAAGCTCGGCACGCGCGAGGACGTGATGCACTTCGATATCGCGGTCGACTGA